A window of Ananas comosus cultivar F153 linkage group 4, ASM154086v1, whole genome shotgun sequence contains these coding sequences:
- the LOC109709660 gene encoding uncharacterized membrane protein At1g06890-like, with protein sequence MGEGERFQLGTVGALSLSVVSSVSIVICNKALISSLGFTFATTLTSWHLLVTFCSLHVALWMKLFEHKPFDARTVMGFGVLNGISIGLLNLSLGFNSVGFYQMTKLAIIPCTVLLETLFFLKKFSRNIQLSLTILLLGVGIATVTDLQLNALGSILSLLAIITTCIAQIMTNTIQKKFKVSSTQLLYQSSPYQALTLFVSGPFLDAFLTNQNVFAFHYTPEVLFFITLSCLIAVSVNFSTFLVIGKTSPVTYQVLGHLKTCLVLAFGYVLLHDPFSWRNILGILIALVGMVSYSYFCTIEGQQKSSEASVQVSQVKESESDPLISVENGSGPVSDGAAPKAPMWNSDKDLRA encoded by the exons ATGGGCGAGGGCGAGCGGTTCCAGTTGGGGACCGTTGGCGCGCTGAGCCTCTCGGTGGTGTCGTCGGTGTCGATCGTTATCTGCAACAAGGCGCTCATCAGCTCGTTGGGATTCACATTTG CCACTACTCTGACAAGCTGGCATCTTCTAGTTACATTCTGTTCTCTTCATGTGGCCTTGTGGATGAAACTTTTCGAGCACAAGCCTTTTGATGCTAGGACTGTTATGGGCTTTGGGGTGCTTAATGGAATCTCTATTGGGCTATTGAACTTGAGTCTTGGTTTCAATTCGGTTGGCTTTTATCAG aTGACAAAGCTTGCTATTATCCCTTGCACTGTCTTGttggagactcttttcttcctcaaGAAGTTCAG TAGGAATATCCAGCTCTCGCTTACTATTCTCCTTTTGGGTGTCGGCATCGCTACTGTGACAGATCTGCAACTCAATGCTCTAGGATCTATACTGTCTCTACTTGCAATTATTACGACTTGCATAGCTCAAATT ATGACAAACACTATTCAGAAGAAGTTCAAGGTGTCTTCGACCCAACTACTGTACCAATCTTCCCCTTATCAAGCACTGACCCTATTTGTCAGCGGCCCGTTTCTTGATGCTTTCTTAACGAATCAAAACGTCTTTGCTTTCCATTATACACCTGAAGTTCTG TTCTTCATCACATTGTCGTGCCTAATAGCAGTATCTGTCAACTTCAGCACCTTTCTTGTGATTGGAAAGACGTCTCCCGTCACTTATCAAGTCCTGGGCCATCTTAAAACGTGCCTTGTTCTGGCTTTTGGCTATGTTTTGCTTCACGATCCATTTAGTTGGAGAAATATACTTGGAATTCTAATTGCGTTGGTTGGGATGGTCTCTTATTCATATTTTTGCACCATTGAAGGCCAGCAGAAATCTAGCGAAGCATCTGTGCAAGTATCACAG GTAAAAGAAAGTGAATCCGACCCCTTGATCTCCGTCGAGAATGGATCTGGTCCTGTTAGCGACGGTGCTGCTCCGAAAGCTCCGATGTGGAACTCCGACAAAGATTTGCGTGCATAA
- the LOC109709124 gene encoding protein DETOXIFICATION 53-like, whose amino-acid sequence MDNSNKPDRAPCDEGAVVATTRATEDLKGSEGEEKVLNDGSMGWPNLHEVGEELVSLGRLVWPIMITSFLLYSRSVVSMLFLGRLGDAQLAGGSLAIAFANITGYSVLKGLAMGMEPICGQAYGAKKWAVLGQAFQKTLLLLLLAAAPISLLWLKMDSILLYLGQDKEITAQARDYLLFSLPDLLAQACLHPLRIFLRAQSLTRPLTFCATFAILLHAPINCFLVSYMGLGVRGVALASAWNTININLGLMGFLLLFDDVLKPWAGWASFPGDLREWGHLISLAVPSAVSVCLEWWWYEVMLILCGLLPDPQPNVAAMGVLIQTTGLVYVLPSSLSMGLSTRVGHELGAHRPARARLAASVGLYASAACGLLAFLFTVAVRHAWGRMFTDEPKILALTAAALPIVGFCELGNCPQTAGCGVLRGSARPTVGANINFSSFYLVGLPVAVLASLRLGLGFLGLWLGLVAAQASCAGLMMYTVRNMDWEAQAERAEKLTGVAGEEEKDDLEASLLAKATE is encoded by the exons ATGGACAATAGCAATAAGCCCGATCGAGCGCCGTGCGACGAGGGCGCCGTTGTTGCGACAACGAGAGCGACGGAAGATCTAAAGGGGagtgaaggagaagagaaggtgCTAAATGATGGATCAATGGGGTGGCCAAATCTCCATGAG GTAGGCGAAGAGCTGGTGTCGCTGGGCCGCCTCGTGTGGCCGATCATGATCACCAGCTTCCTCCTCTACTCGAGATCCGTCGTCTCGATGCTCTTCCTGGGCCGCCTCGGCGACGCCCAGCTGGCGGGCGGCTCCCTCGCCATCGCCTTCGCCAACATCACGGGCTACTCCGTGCTCAAGGGCCTGGCCATGGGCATGGAGCCCATCTGCGGCCAGGCCTATGGGGCCAAGAaatgggccgtgctgggccaagCCTTTCAGAagactctcctcctcctcctgctcgcCGCCGCCCCCATTTCGCTCCTCTGGCTCAAAATGGACTCGATTCTCCTCTACTTGGGCCAGGATAAGGAAATCACGGCCCAAGCCCGCGACTATTTGCTATTCTCGCTCCCCGACCTCTTGGCCCAAGCCTGCTTACACCCGCTGAGGATATTCTTAAGGGCCCAAAGCTTAACTAGGCCGCTCACCTTCTGCGCCACCTTCGCGATCCTTCTCCACGCGCCGATCAACTGCTTCCTCGTGTCCTACATGGGCTTGGGGGTCCGAGGGGTGGCTCTCGCCTCGGCCTGGAACACTATAAACATCAACTTGGGCCTGATGggctttctcctcctcttcgaCGATGTTCTGAAACCGTGGGCCGGATGGGCCTCGTTCCCGGGGGACCTAAGGGAATGGGGGCATCTCATTTCTCTCGCGGTGCCGAGTGCGGTATCGGTGTGCCTCGAGTGGTGGTGGTATGAGGTGATGCTGATCCTCTGCGGCCTGCTGCCCGACCCGCAGCCCAACGTGGCCGCGATGGGCGTCTTGATACAGACAACGGGTCTCGTTTACGTCCTGCCGTCCTCGTTAAGCATGGGCCTGTCTACCCGGGTGGGCCACGAATTGGGGGCCCACCGCCCGGCCCGGGCCAGGCTCGCCGCGAGTGTGGGCCTTTACGCGTCTGCGGCCTGTGGGCTTCTGGCCTTTCTCTTCACCGTGGCGGTGCGGCATGCGTGGGGGAGAATGTTCACCGACGAGCCAAAAATACTGGCGCTGACGGCCGCAGCGCTCCCGATAGTGGGCTTCTGCGAGCTCGGAAACTGCCCGCAGACGGCTGGCTGCGGGGTTCTCAGGGGGAGCGCGCGGCCCACTGTCGGCGCAAACATCAACTTCAGCTCGTTCTATCTCGTTGGGCTTCCGGTCGCAGTTCTTGCGAGCTTGAGGCTCGGGCTCGGTTTTCTCGGGCTGTGGCTGGGCCTAGTGGCGGCCCAGGCGTCGTGCGCGGGCCTTATGATGTATACGGTGAGGAACATGGATTGGGAGGCCCAGGCTGAGAGGGCTGAGAAGCTCACTGGGGTAgctggagaagaagaaaaggatgaTTTAGAAGCTAGTCTTTTAGCCAAAGCAACAGAGTAA
- the LOC109709661 gene encoding superoxide dismutase [Mn], mitochondrial-like, which produces MALRTLASKRALTLAQGLGFRHGGGGAAPSGEHLRRHARGLVTFSLPDLPYDYGALEPAISGEIMKLHHQKHHQTYITNYNKALEQLEDAMAKGDASAVVGLQSAIKFNGGGHVNHSIFWKNLKPVSEGGGEPPHGTLGWAIDTDFGSLEVLIQKMNAEGAALQGSGWVWLALDKEMKKLKVETTANQDPLVTKGATLVPLLGIDVWEHAYYLQYKNVKPDYLKNIWKVANWKYASEVYESEIA; this is translated from the exons ATGGCTCTCCGAACCCTCGCATCCAAGCgagccctaaccctagcccaagggttagggttccggcacggcggcggcggcgccgccccctCTGGGGAACACCTGCGTCGCCACGCCCGGGGGCTCGTGACCTTCTCCCTCCCGGATCTCCCCTACGACTACGGCGCCCTCGAACCCGCCATTAGCGGCGAGATCATGAAGCTCCACCACCAGAAGCACCACCAAACCTACATCACCAACTACAACAAGGCCCTGGAGCAGCTTGAGGACGCCATGGCCAAGGGCGACGCCTCCGCCGTCGTCGGCCTCCAGAGCGCCATCAAGTTCAATGGCGGAG GTCATGTAAACCATTCAATTTTCTGGAAAAATCTCAAGCCTGTCAGT GAGGGTGGCGGAGAGCCTCCTCATGGGACTCTTGGTTGGGCCATTGACACGGATTTTGGTTCGTTGGAGGTCCTTATACAGAAAATGAATGCAGAAGGTGCTGCTTTACAAGGATCTGGATGGGTG TGGTTGGCTTTGGATAAGGAGATGAAGAAACTTAAGGTTGAGACCACTGCTAATCAG GATCCTCTAGTGACTAAAGGAGCAACCTTGGTTCCTTTGCTAGGTATAGATGTGTGGGAGCATGCATACTACCTGCAG TACAAAAATGTTAAACCCGACTACCTTAAGAACATATGGAAGGTCGCGAACTGGAAATATGCCAGCGAGGTTTATGAGAGCGAAATCGCCTGA